In Aquila chrysaetos chrysaetos chromosome 10, bAquChr1.4, whole genome shotgun sequence, the following proteins share a genomic window:
- the DHRS11 gene encoding dehydrogenase/reductase SDR family member 11 isoform X3, whose amino-acid sequence MFSAIKTLHQGVDVCINNAGLARPEPLLSGKTEGWRTMIDVNVMAVSICTREAYQSMKERNIDDGHIININSMNGHSVVPQSVVHFYSATKYAVTALTEGLRQELREAKTHIRATCISPGLVETGFAFKLHDNDPERAAATYESIRCLKAEDMANAVIYVLSAPPHVQIGDIQMRPTEQIS is encoded by the exons ATGTTCTCTGCCATCAAGACCCTTCATCAAGGAGTTGATGTCTGCATCAACAACGCGGGGCTGGCTCGCCCGGAGCCCCTGCTCTCGGGGAAAACGGAGGGCTGGCGGACGATGATAGAC gTCAATGTGATGGCTGTGAGCATCTGCACCCGAGAGGCCTACCAGTCcatgaaagagagaaacatcGATGATGGGCATATTATTAACATTAACAG CATGAATGGCCACAGCGTCGTGCCACAGTCGGTGGTGCATTTTTACAGTGCCACCAAGTATGCAGTTACAGCCCTCACGGAGGGGCTGAGGCAAGAACTCAGAGAAGCAAAGACTCATATACGAGCTACA tgtatATCTCCAGGACTGGTGGAAACGggatttgcttttaaacttcATGATAATGACCCCGAGAGAGCTGCTGCAACCTATGAGAGCATTCGG TGTCTCAAAGCTGAAGATATGGCTAACGCTGTCATATATGTCCTCAGTGCCCCACCTCATGTACAG
- the DHRS11 gene encoding dehydrogenase/reductase SDR family member 11 isoform X2, producing the protein MEMKLAAECQSAGYPGTLIPYKCDLSNEEEILSMFSAIKTLHQGVDVCINNAGLARPEPLLSGKTEGWRTMIDVNVMAVSICTREAYQSMKERNIDDGHIININSMNGHSVVPQSVVHFYSATKYAVTALTEGLRQELREAKTHIRATCISPGLVETGFAFKLHDNDPERAAATYESIRCLKAEDMANAVIYVLSAPPHVQIGDIQMRPTEQIS; encoded by the exons AAATTGGCGGCTGAATGCCAGAGTGCCGGCTATCCGGGGACCCTCATCCCGTACAAATGCGATCTCTCCAACGAAGAGGAGATCCTGTCGATGTTCTCTGCCATCAAGACCCTTCATCAAGGAGTTGATGTCTGCATCAACAACGCGGGGCTGGCTCGCCCGGAGCCCCTGCTCTCGGGGAAAACGGAGGGCTGGCGGACGATGATAGAC gTCAATGTGATGGCTGTGAGCATCTGCACCCGAGAGGCCTACCAGTCcatgaaagagagaaacatcGATGATGGGCATATTATTAACATTAACAG CATGAATGGCCACAGCGTCGTGCCACAGTCGGTGGTGCATTTTTACAGTGCCACCAAGTATGCAGTTACAGCCCTCACGGAGGGGCTGAGGCAAGAACTCAGAGAAGCAAAGACTCATATACGAGCTACA tgtatATCTCCAGGACTGGTGGAAACGggatttgcttttaaacttcATGATAATGACCCCGAGAGAGCTGCTGCAACCTATGAGAGCATTCGG TGTCTCAAAGCTGAAGATATGGCTAACGCTGTCATATATGTCCTCAGTGCCCCACCTCATGTACAG